In the genome of Candidatus Hydrogenedentota bacterium, the window ATGATTTGGCTTCATTGCTTGAGGCGTAGTTCCTTTTTGGAACATATTGTGTGCAAAGCACTATAGTGCGCCACTTAATAAACGACAGTTTAAGGCGCAGGCTATTTGGACCGCAATGCACACTATCCGCAAGTGAGGCAAACCTGGGGAAGGACGGTGCATGCATCCGAGCGATGCAGAATTGGTGCTGCAAAGCCTTGCGGGAGACACTGACGCGTTCGGCGTGCTGGTAAAGCGTTATCAGGGCGCGGTTTACGCGACGGCCTATTATTATGCGGGCCGTTACGGCGCGGCGGAGGACATCTCGCAGGAGGCTTTTTGGGCGGCGTACCGCAGCCTCAAGATGCTCAAGGAACCGGACCAGTTCGGTTTCTGGCTGAAAGGGGTGACGACCCGCACCGCGGCCAACTGGCTTCGGAAGAACTTGATCCGTGTAAAGCACGAGACTCCGCTTCCGCACCGGCGAACTTTGCCGGTGGAGGACATCCGGACGGGACCGGCGGAGGCGGCAAACACGGCGGAAAGTTTTGAACGGATTTATCAGGCAATTGACACATTGCCCGAGCATTACCGGCTGCCGGTGGTGCTCCGGTATCTGCAAGAGTTGAGTTACGAGGAGATAGCCCGGTTCACCGGAGAGACCCGCGAAGGCGTGCGGGGCATACTCCAGCGGGCCATGCGCCAGTTGCGCGAGGCGTTAAGGCCGGACACGGCTTCGGAGAATGTTGAAAAGTGGCATCGTGCGGACAGATAAGGCACATCATCGCCGCCTATGTGGACGGTGAGTGCAGGGACGCCGAACGGCTGATCCTGGAGCGCCATGTGGAGGCGTGCAACGCATGCCGGGGCGAACTCGAGGAGACGCGCGCCCTCGCCGCAACACTATTCGAGACCCTCGCGCCCGAACGGCTCCAGCACAGCATCGAACCCGTGGTGCTGGCGCATCTGCCCCAGATGGACGAGCCCGCCGCGCCGATGCACGAACTGACCCAGCGGGTGAAACATCCCGAGCAGCGCACCCGGTTCCTGCGGTTTCTGTCCTGGTCCCCCGCCATGGCGGCGGCGGCGATGCTGCTGCTGGGGGCCATGCTTTGGTTTGCCTGGCCCAGTGAAAGCCTGGTTCCGCCCAGGGCGCTTGGCATGGTGCTTCACGAGGAGGGCCGTCCCGCCCTCAGTTCGGACACGGAGCCGGA includes:
- a CDS encoding sigma-70 family RNA polymerase sigma factor, whose protein sequence is MHPSDAELVLQSLAGDTDAFGVLVKRYQGAVYATAYYYAGRYGAAEDISQEAFWAAYRSLKMLKEPDQFGFWLKGVTTRTAANWLRKNLIRVKHETPLPHRRTLPVEDIRTGPAEAANTAESFERIYQAIDTLPEHYRLPVVLRYLQELSYEEIARFTGETREGVRGILQRAMRQLREALRPDTASENVEKWHRADR